The following are from one region of the Deltaproteobacteria bacterium genome:
- the ispE gene encoding 4-(cytidine 5'-diphospho)-2-C-methyl-D-erythritol kinase, whose amino-acid sequence MKLFAPAKINLYLRIEGRRDDGYHLLDTLMAPISLGDEVEVTRFEGAPGAITVRADDPSVPLGEDNTVHRAARAFQDRTDCREPVAVSIRKRIPMGAGLGGGSTDAAAALRGMNDLFDAGLSTEDLEALALTVGADVPFFIRGAAAGAPRRPPARGPPGARPPRGVGGGAPPLPGDPARGVPHIT is encoded by the coding sequence ATGAAACTGTTCGCCCCCGCCAAGATCAACCTCTACCTCCGCATCGAGGGCCGCCGCGACGACGGCTACCACCTGCTGGACACCCTGATGGCGCCCATCAGCCTGGGGGACGAGGTGGAGGTCACGCGTTTCGAGGGTGCGCCTGGAGCCATCACCGTGCGCGCGGACGATCCCTCCGTGCCCCTGGGCGAGGACAACACCGTGCACCGCGCCGCGCGGGCGTTCCAGGACAGGACGGACTGTCGCGAACCCGTCGCCGTGAGCATCCGCAAGCGCATCCCCATGGGGGCCGGACTCGGCGGCGGCAGCACCGACGCCGCCGCCGCCCTGCGCGGCATGAACGACCTGTTCGACGCCGGGCTCTCCACAGAGGATCTCGAGGCGCTGGCGCTCACGGTGGGCGCGGACGTGCCGTTCTTCATTCGCGGCGCGGCCGCGGGCGCCCCCCGCCGCCCCCCGGCGCGGGGCCCCCCCGGGGCCCGGCCCCCCCGGGGGGTGGGTGGGGGGGCCCCCCCCCTACCCGGCGACCCCGCCCGGGGGGTACCCCACATAACGG